One Skermanella pratensis genomic window, TAAGGGACCTCTCCCCCTGAGGATGTCCCTGGTTAAGGAGAAGTAAACCATGCGATCCGGTTTGATCGCGCAGAAGCTGGGCATGACCCGCGTCTTCACGGACGACGGCGAACATGTGCCGGTCACTGTGCTGAAGGTCGACAACTGCCAGGTTGTCGCCGTGCGCACCGAGGAAACCGACGGCTACACGGCCGTCCAGCTCGGCGCCGGTACCGCCAAGGTCAAGAACGTCACGAAGCCCCAGCGCGGCCACTTCGCCAAGGCGAAGGTGGAACCCAAGCGCAAGGTGGTGGAGTTCCGCGTCGATGCCGACGCCCTGATCGAGGTCGGCGCCGAGATTTCGGCCGCCCACTTCATCCCGGGCCAACTCGTGGACGTCACCGGGACGACCATCGGCAAGGGTTTCGCCGGCGGCATGAAGCGGTGGAACTTCGG contains:
- the rplC gene encoding 50S ribosomal protein L3, whose protein sequence is MRSGLIAQKLGMTRVFTDDGEHVPVTVLKVDNCQVVAVRTEETDGYTAVQLGAGTAKVKNVTKPQRGHFAKAKVEPKRKVVEFRVDADALIEVGAEISAAHFIPGQLVDVTGTTIGKGFAGGMKRWNFGGLRATHGVSVSHRSHGSTGNRQDPGRTFKNKKMAGHLGAERVTTQNLKIVQVDEDRGLILVKGAVPGSEGGWVLVRDAVKRKAPEGLPFPAAIRARTDGAAVAPAPEAPAAETGAEPTE